The DNA sequence TTGAAATATACTATTGCCAGCTGCCTGGGTCAAATGGAATTCTCTGGTCGGTCAACTAAATATCCACATCATACTTGACAGTGGTACAGTACTGCCAGActactgaaatgttttgatatatttacTTTGATGATGAAATATAGATGGAGTTGATACCAATTAATAGAGAAACCAAATTGTTAATTGTGGTCAAGTGAAATGAATATTTGGTCAAGTGGAGTTTGAAAGTTTACTGGACATGTGTCAAATGGAGTTTTGAAAAATCAACGTCTGAAATTGCATAATTCTCAACTATTAGAATTAAGATCTGAATAACAACTTGAGTTAATTCTTGATTCTATCCGAAATATATTGTGTATAATTGACACATACCACATTCGGATGTGGCCAGTTTTGTCTACTTTAAGCCAATTCATGCCAACTGAGCACAATCTCTAAATTCAAAGTTTTGTAAAGATGTTTATCAAAAAAAGTGTTGTTTTAGCACAGCTAAAAATGTTTTCGTCATACCTCTGAGAATTGCTGTGACTTGGCATGAAAACATGTTGGCATGGTGTGAACGGTTGGCGCCCGGGAGCCATACTCAGCGGATGTGGTTTTGTACATGGGGTGCTGGGGCTTCCCCACATAGCCTTCGAACCAATCTGcaacacacacatgttgtcCATTTGATCCTCACAACCTCACATTTTGTTATTTAGCAATTACTAGTGTTTACAGTAGAGGTATACTGACCAGAGACCATTCCAAAAAACAGTCGTACACTTTCACTGGAGTAACTCATGGCAGATCGTTTTGTTAAATAGTCAGCACATCAGTTCAGTGACCCAAACAGTCAGTTGACATTATGTGGTGTACTTACTGGGGTTGTTGAACCTGGCTGGCATCTCCTTTGTCCGGTAGTAGTCAGATGTCTTGGCATCCTTTGGCACCCCTCCTGGTCCAAGCTCCGGAGCCTGGGGTGTTTGTATCTGGAAGCATCACAGTAAGTACAATATGCAGACTGTTACAGCGAGTGTGTTTGGTTGGTCGTTGCTGTGATGAGTTGTTACATAACACCATGCTTGTTCATGTAGAGGGGCAATCTCAGGTGAAGGTCTTCAACTTTACAACTTTGGTGGAATGACTGAGCATGGTAAAATACTATCACAGAAAACCAGGATTTGAAACCCCTTGGGAAGTCAACCTCACACAGCCCTGAGGGAccagcacgggaatatttcatttgaaacctctggcTGATGCCAttggttccaaatgtattcctgtGCTtacaaatactcaataacatccggaaattggccaacacactTACTCCTAAAAGTAAGTGCCCCCCTCCCTGTCATGTACATCAATGAATCCCCCTccagaacatgtgtacaaaactgatgacccATATACCCCCAACAAACAAAATGGATGATTCCACCCCCCTTAAAATCATCTTGACCCCTTCTGGCTGTAAACACAGTCCCTAATGAACACCATCTGTTACTCTAACCTGACCTGCAACGTTGTGGATTGAATGCAGTTTGCCAAGAAACTTATGTGTGGCATGTTCATCTTAATGTTCCCTCATTTTCCTATCTTGGGAAAACTAATACAGACACTCAAACCAGTCAGTCTGATGTGAAAAGGTATAGTTCCAATTCATCTTGTTAGGTAGTTGCAGATGTGGGAAGTATTAATTGAATGTATCTGTGGTTGAGATATATGTTCACATTACTGTGGTTTTGCAGGCACATATAGAAAcccaatattttttgtttaagCCCTATGGTGACTAAGTTTCATACTTAGAAAATACTGAGGGCTTGTCCCATTTGTTCATCAAGAATCATGGACCAGTGCCCCATGTTGTCTGGATATTTGGGAAGTGAACAAATTAAATTCTTAAATGTGCCATGGGTTCATCACATAGTCATAGGTCACCCTGGGAAtaggagataaaaaaaaaatctcaAAAACCAAAGACAAAGCACACACCAAAACAAGATCATCCTTTTACATTAAATAAGAAACAGAATAAATTGAAACAGCTTTTCGTCAAGGTTACTGTCAAAAATATAACTATGAGTATGAACTAAGCTGATTAAATGGACTGTTTTGTTTCCTTGCCCTCGTAAATACTTCGCTGTCAACAGTCTAAAGAAGAATCAGTCTGTAGGTTGGCTGTTTAAATCTTaaataaaaaatcacaaaaaaatcaTAAATGTTTAAATCTTGTAATTCCTGAATCTGTAAAGCATAATATAGATAACAAGTGGAGACCTTCCAATGATAATATGTGATGATATGATTACGAGGTTTGAAGTTGCCTTAAGGATGTCATCAAAGAACACTAGTAGTGCTGGTATTCTAGTTCTTTATGTGCGAATACCAAAACAAGTCCAAATAACAGCTTACCTCGTTAGCTTCCATTCTGTGAAATTcctgtcacaatgtttaaattcACAGACTGAAGCCCCGAGCTTGGAGATCTATTAATACTTCGTTGTCATTGGTTGCACAGCAACGACCAAAGTCTCGAGTAATATATAATACTATCGTTTCAACTATTTATGTTGGAAATATAACGGTTActagaaatatttatttctcaATTTTCATGGTCTACATTTATAACTGATTTGGTTTTATCAAGTCTAAATTGTAAAAAAAATCGAAATGCCAGACTTTAAGTGTTTGGGAATTTTAGACTGATGTGAAGGTCTTCTATAAAAACTGCGTTGTTATACTAATAGTACATGCACaattttacagaaacaaataatcaaacGAAGATATAATTGTATCTCTTATTTTGAAGAAACTTCGCTGAGAAAAGTGATTGTTTCCATATATTTAGACAGTATCgctaacaagaaatattaatatcGCGTGAACGTGAAATAAATAAACTTTAGCGCCATCTCGCGGTGATTGCAGACGAAGTCACGTGTGTTATTGCCGAAAGTGTTCCTGTTTGTGTATGAGGATGGCTGCTAATTTGCCAGTTTGCTTGATAAACCCTTCAAATGAAACCGACGACGGTTTGCTCAACGATGACCAGGTTTGTGTCGTGATGTTTTATTTGGATATTGTATTAACTGACCCATGTTTGTATAAACTGCTTATATTGTCTACTCATTTAGGTCAGTGCTAGACTGCAGAAGGGTTTCAAACCGTGACCTGTCAAAAGCGACGATGTCATGCGCGAGTGCCACAACTTGTACTCCAGGTTAACGTT is a window from the Haliotis asinina isolate JCU_RB_2024 chromosome 9, JCU_Hal_asi_v2, whole genome shotgun sequence genome containing:
- the LOC137296313 gene encoding piercer of microtubule wall 1 protein-like produces the protein MEANEIQTPQAPELGPGGVPKDAKTSDYYRTKEMPARFNNPNWFEGYVGKPQHPMYKTTSAEYGSRAPTVHTMPTCFHAKSQQFSEKLGVCGMYRNHSLNTGLDQSRV